A genomic stretch from Vibrio coralliilyticus includes:
- a CDS encoding YijD family membrane protein → MSNEVNQINRGSEKKTLVLALVAGMCGDALLSWLTMSEVSFSIFPLIALVLSVQTLYQEYLRNPVSEDIPLVGLACFFVGAFGHSAFVKAQHPDAGSNFFAIIVSLLLLLWIGKKLGFMGRSASE, encoded by the coding sequence ATGTCTAATGAAGTAAACCAAATTAATCGTGGTTCAGAGAAGAAAACCCTAGTATTGGCCTTAGTTGCTGGTATGTGTGGTGACGCTTTATTGTCTTGGCTGACAATGAGCGAAGTGTCTTTCTCTATTTTTCCACTGATTGCGCTTGTGCTGTCTGTGCAGACGCTGTACCAAGAATATCTACGTAATCCTGTCTCTGAAGACATACCGCTGGTTGGCCTAGCGTGTTTCTTCGTTGGCGCCTTTGGCCACTCTGCTTTTGTCAAAGCGCAGCACCCAGATGCGGGGTCTAACTTCTTTGCCATTATAGTGTCGCTACTACTGCTGCTATGGATTGGTAAGAAGCTCGGCTTTATGGGCCGTTCCGCTAGTGAGTAG
- the fabR gene encoding HTH-type transcriptional repressor FabR has translation MKSMGIRAQQKEKTRRSLIDAAFSQLSADRSFSNLSLREVAREAGIAPTSFYRHFKDMDELGLTMVDEGGLLLRQLMRQARQRIVKEGSVIRTSIETFMEFIDNNPNVFRLLLRERSGTSFDFRTAVAREIQHFAAELTEYLISTGMSRDEAYTQAEASVTLVFSSGAEALDLNRRERDELAERLIMQLRMIAKGALWYRKERERNRLKGGID, from the coding sequence ATGAAATCCATGGGAATCCGTGCACAGCAAAAAGAAAAAACGCGCCGTTCATTAATTGATGCTGCGTTTAGCCAGCTTAGCGCTGACCGAAGCTTTTCGAATTTAAGCCTGCGAGAAGTGGCTCGGGAAGCAGGGATTGCCCCGACCTCATTCTATCGTCATTTTAAAGACATGGATGAATTAGGGCTGACCATGGTTGACGAAGGAGGTTTACTGCTTCGTCAGTTGATGCGCCAAGCGCGGCAACGAATAGTCAAAGAGGGCAGTGTGATCCGCACGTCTATCGAGACGTTTATGGAGTTCATTGACAACAACCCCAATGTGTTTCGTCTATTATTGCGAGAGCGTTCGGGAACATCGTTTGACTTTCGTACTGCGGTTGCGAGAGAAATTCAGCATTTTGCCGCTGAACTGACCGAGTATTTGATCAGCACCGGAATGTCGCGTGATGAAGCCTATACTCAGGCAGAAGCGTCAGTCACTCTGGTATTTAGCTCGGGCGCTGAAGCATTAGATTTGAATCGACGTGAGCGCGATGAGCTTGCGGAACGATTGATTATGCAATTGCGAATGATAGCCAAAGGGGCTTTATGGTATCGCAAAGAACGTGAACGTAACCGATTAAAAGGTGGGATTGATTAA
- the sthA gene encoding Si-specific NAD(P)(+) transhydrogenase: protein MAESNHFDVIVIGSGPGGEGAAMGLTKAGLNVAIVEKESSVGGGCTHWGTIPSKALRHAVSRIIEFNNNPLFCHNNTSLHSTFSNILGHAKSVIDKQTRLRQGFYDRNQCSLIFGTARFTDKYTIAVTQADGTEELYSADRFVIATGSRPYQPADVDFMHERIYDSDSILSLKHDPRHIIIYGAGVIGCEYASIFRGLGVKTDLINTRDRLLSFLDNEVSDALSYHFWNSGVVIRNDETYEKIEGTEDGVIIHLESGKKMRADCILYANGRTGNTDKLNLSAVGLNADSRGQLKVDSNYQTEVEHIYAVGDVIGYPSLASAAYDQGRFVAQAINKGQADGRLIEDIPTGIYTIPEISSVGKTEQELTAAKIPYEVGRSSFKHLARAQIAGKDIGSLKILFHRETKEILGIHCFGERAAEIIHIGQAIMEQKGEANTIEYFVNTTFNYPTMAEAYRVAALNGLNRLF, encoded by the coding sequence ATGGCGGAAAGTAACCACTTTGACGTGATCGTTATTGGTAGTGGCCCTGGTGGTGAAGGGGCAGCAATGGGGCTAACCAAAGCGGGACTCAATGTCGCCATAGTGGAAAAAGAGAGCAGCGTCGGTGGCGGATGCACTCACTGGGGAACTATCCCTTCAAAAGCACTGCGTCATGCAGTTAGTCGGATTATCGAATTCAATAACAACCCGCTGTTTTGCCATAACAACACCAGCCTACATTCGACCTTTTCTAATATACTGGGCCACGCAAAGTCTGTGATTGATAAACAGACTCGTCTACGACAAGGCTTCTATGACCGTAATCAGTGTTCATTGATTTTCGGTACTGCACGCTTTACGGACAAATACACCATTGCTGTCACTCAAGCAGACGGCACCGAAGAACTCTACAGCGCTGATCGATTTGTGATTGCAACAGGCTCACGCCCATACCAGCCAGCTGATGTCGACTTTATGCATGAACGCATCTACGACAGCGATTCTATCTTGAGCCTGAAGCACGATCCTCGTCATATCATCATTTATGGTGCCGGCGTTATCGGCTGTGAGTATGCATCGATTTTCCGTGGCTTAGGTGTGAAAACTGACCTTATCAACACCCGAGATCGATTGCTGTCTTTTCTCGATAATGAAGTATCCGATGCGCTTTCCTATCACTTCTGGAACAGTGGTGTCGTGATCCGCAACGACGAAACTTATGAGAAAATTGAAGGCACTGAAGATGGAGTGATCATCCACCTAGAGTCGGGCAAAAAAATGCGTGCTGACTGTATTCTTTACGCCAATGGGCGTACTGGTAACACCGACAAGCTCAACTTATCTGCGGTGGGGCTCAATGCGGATTCTCGAGGCCAGTTAAAAGTCGACAGTAATTACCAAACAGAAGTTGAACATATCTACGCGGTTGGTGATGTGATCGGTTACCCTAGTCTAGCGAGCGCAGCTTATGACCAGGGTCGATTTGTTGCCCAAGCGATCAACAAGGGTCAAGCTGACGGCCGTTTGATTGAAGATATTCCAACGGGTATTTATACCATCCCAGAGATAAGTTCAGTAGGTAAAACAGAGCAAGAGCTGACGGCGGCTAAAATCCCTTATGAAGTCGGCCGTTCTTCTTTCAAACATCTGGCGCGTGCGCAGATTGCAGGCAAAGATATCGGCAGCTTAAAAATTCTCTTCCACCGCGAAACCAAAGAAATTCTCGGTATTCACTGCTTTGGCGAACGTGCCGCGGAAATCATCCATATCGGGCAAGCTATCATGGAGCAAAAAGGCGAAGCCAATACGATTGAATACTTCGTTAATACGACCTTTAACTATCCAACCATGGCCGAAGCGTATCGTGTCGCAGCACTGAATGGTCTCAACCGATTGTTCTAA